The genomic segment TCGCCGGCGAGGACGACGACAAGAACGCCCTGATCGAGATCCGCCCGGGAGCCGGCGGCGTCGACGCCGCCGACTGGGCCGAGATGCTGCTGCGCATGTATGTGCGCTGGGCCGAGAAAAAGGGCTTCGGAGCCGATCTCCTCGACCGTCAGGATGCCGAGGAAGCGGGTATCAAGAGTTGCACTCTGGCGGTGCGCGGCGAGAACGCCTACGGTCTTCTGCGCAGCGAGAACGGCGTCCACCGGCTGGTGCGGATCAGTCCCTTCGATCAGCAGAGCCGGCGTCAGACCTCGTTCGCTTCCGTCGACCTTTATCCGGAGGTCGACGACGATGTCGAGGTCGAGGTCAACGACAAGGATCTGCGGGTCGATACCTATCGCGCTTCCGGGGCCGGCGGTCAGCACGTCAACAAGACCGAGTCGGCGGTGCGCATCACCCATCTGCCGACGGGCATCGTGGTGTCGTGCCAGAACGAACGCAGTCAGCTCAAGAACCGCGCCACCGCCATGAAGGTGCTGCGAGCGCGGCTCTACGACCGCGAGGTGCAGCTGCGCGAGGCGGAGCGGGCGGAGAAGGCCGGCGAGAAGCCGGATATCGGCTGGGGGAGCCAGATCCGCAGCTACGTCCTGGCGCCCTACCGGATGGTCAAGGACCACCGCACCAACCTCGAGATGGGGGATGCCGACGCCGTCATCGACGGCGCCATCGACCCCTTCATCGAGTCGTGGCTCAAGTTCCAGATGACCGAGCGCGAGAGCTCGACCTCCTGACCTACTTCGGGAAGGCCCCTTCCCTTGCGCTCACCGTCCCTCGACTACGTCTCCCCGCTGCCGCCGGTACGTTCGGGTATCGCCGACTACAGCGCCGATCTGCTGCCCCATCTGGCGCAGCGGGTCGACCTGCGGGTGGTGCGCCTGCCGGACCTGCCGGTGAGCGACGCGATGGTGCGCCGCTGGCTGCCGGTGGAGGCGTCTGCCCTCGGCCGCGACGATCGGGTGCCCCTTTACCAGATGGGGAACAACCCGTACCACGCCGGAGTGCGGAAGCTGGCCCTCGAGTATCCCGGCGTGCTCACCCTGCACGACATCGTGCTGCACCATCTGTTGGCCGGTGAAACCCTCGGGGCGGGAGTCTTCGAGCCCTACCTCGAGGCGCTCGAGGAAGACCACGGTTGGATCGGCCGGGCGGTCGGTCAGCCGCGCTTCTGGGGTGGCTATTCGGATGCCGGCATCTTCGCGCTGCCGGCGCATCGCGGGCTATTGCGGCGCCAGCGCGGGGTGCTCGTCCACAGTCGCTGGGCGGCCGAGCTGTTGCGCGAGGAGGATCCCGACCTGGCGGTGCGGGCGGTGCCCATGGGGGTACCCCTGCCGCCGGCCGTCGACGCCGCCGAGGGGCGCGCTTACCGCGACCGCTGGGGGATTCCGCGCTCGGCGCCGTTGCTCGGCTCCTTCGGCTTCCAGACGCCGATCAAGCGCACCCTGTCGGCGCTCCACGCCCTAGTGGCGCCGGAGCTGCGTCACGTCCACCTTTTGATCGTCGGCGAGGTGTCGCCGGAGCTCGACTACGAGACCGAGATCCAGCGCCTCGGCGTCGCCGAACGCGTCACCGTCACCGGCTTTGTCGACTTCGACGAGTTCCAGGCCGCCATCGCGGCGGTCGATCTGTGCATCAACCTGCGCTATCCCACCGCCGGTGAGACTTCCGCCTCGCTGCTGCGGGTGCTCGCCATGGGGCGCGGTGCGGTGGTCTCCGACTACGCCCAGTTCGCCGAGCTGCCGGCGGCGGTGGCGGCGCGGGTGCCCCTCGGCGGGCGCGAGCACGAGGCTCTGGTGGCGGCCCTCGTGGAGCTGTTGGAGGATCCCGGGAGGACCGTGGCGATGGGGCGGGCGGCGCGCGATCACGTGCGCCGGGAGCACGCCCCCGAGAAGGCTGCCGACGCCATCGCCGAGGCCTGCCGTGAGCTCGCCGAAGCAGCTCCCTTGGGAGCCGCGGGGGCCACTCTGCCGGTGCCGACCTCGATCGCCTGGGGCGAGATGGCCGGCTCCCTGGAGGTCGACGGGACCGGCCATGACTGGCACGAGGGCGAGCGTCGCCGGCTGCGGCTGCGGCTGCGCAACGGCGGCGCCTGCCGCTGGCTGGCGGCGCGCCGCGGGGCCGGTGGCGTGGCACTCGAAGTCCGCCTCGAAACGGCGCGCGGTGATCTGATGGCCGGCGTCCCCTGGCTGCCGCTGCCGCGCGACCTCGATCGCGGAGAGGAGGTCGAGCTCGAGGTGCCGGTGCGACGGCCTCCAGGCCGCTGTCGCCTGGTGATCGAGCCGCGGGTCGTCGGCGGCGCCTCCTTCGGTGATCTCGGCGGTCCGACCTGGGAGCGCGACCTGTGAGTGAGGTGGCGGCGAGCGTTCACCTGCGGCGCGACCTCGGACCGGCCAAGCCGTCCGGTCGCCTCGGCCGCTGGCTGCTCCGTCTGCTGCTGCTCGCCTTGATCGCGGGTGCCCTGACCATCGATCGCAGCTCGTGGCCGGCGCTGGTCGGCGACGAAGCGACCTATGCCATGCAGGCGGCGAGCCTGGCCTTCGATTTCGATCTGCGCTACGAGGCCGTCGACTACGAGCGCTTCGTCGCCGACTGGGGACGCAAGCCCGAAGGCTTGATTCTGCAGAGTCGCGATGGCGGGGCCCGCATCACCTTTGGCAAACCGTTCTTGTACGCCCTCTACCTCGCCCCCTTCGTGCGCCTGGCGCCGGTGCAGGGTCCGCTGGTCGCCAACGCCCTGCTGCTCGCCCTCACGGCCCTGGTCTCGGCGCGCGTCCTGCGGCGCCGGCTAGGCCCCTCGGCGGATGCCTGGGTGGCGGTCTTCTGCTTTGCTTCGGTGACCTTCGCCTACACCTTCTGGGTTCACGCCGACCTCTTCCTGATGTGCACCACCGCACTCGGTCTGGCGGTCCTCGATCGGCCGCGGCGTGGGGCGCAGGAGCTCTATCGCGGCGAAGACGAGCTCTCGACGGGCCGTTGGCTGCTCGGCGGGGCCCTGCTGGCGGTGGCCGCCGCCTTCCGGCCCTTCTACCTGGCCTTTCTGCTGCCGGCCCTGGTCGCCCTGCCGCGGCGCCGCCGCGGCGTGGGAGCTCTGGCGCTGCTCGCCGGAGTCGTCCTCACCCTCGGCCTTTCCTCCGGCGGCCAATGGCTCGCCGGCGGTTCCTGGACCGGCTATGGCGGCGAGCGCCAGGGCTTCTACGATCGCACCGGCTATCCCGGCGTCGACTTCCCGGCGGACCAGTGGTCGCAGTCCGTCGAGCGCTGGGGCAACACTTCCTGGCTCCATGAGGGCGCCCTCGAGCGCCCCGTCGACGCCTCCCTGACGGCCTGGAACTCGCTCTACTTCCTGGTCGGGCGGAATGTCGGCGTGCTGCCCTATTTCCTGCCTTTGCTGGTCGGCCTTTTCGCCTTTCGCGGCGGCGTGCGCGGCTGGAGCCTGCTGCTCGCCGTCGGCCTGGCGGTGGCGGTGCTCTTCTGGCTGCGGCCGTTCAACTTCTTCGGTGGCGGCGGGACTTTGGCCAACCGCTACTTCTTGCCCCTCTATCCAGCCTTTTGGTTCCTGGCGGAGCGCCCCGTGCGCGCCGCCTGGGCGCCGCTGATGGCGGTGTTGGCCGGACTCTTCCTGTTTCCCCTCTGGCTCGGGGCGCGGGACTATCCGATCGGCGACGACGGTCGCTACGGCCACGTCGCGCCACTGGCGCAACGCTTCCTGCCCTACGAGACCTCGCAAAGCCACATCCCCGGCGGCCGCGACGTCAACCACCGCGGGTTGTGGATCAAGTTCCCGCAGTCGGGGGCGCGACCGCGCGATGGCGGGGCTCGCCTGGAGCTCGATGGCGCGCGTCAGGGCGAGCTGCTGATCGGCAGCCCGCAGCCCCTCGAATCGTTGGTCTTGAGCTTTGGTCGCCAGGCGCCGAGCGTCCTCGAGGTCGAAGGTGGCGAGCTCGGTGACCGGCTGCTAAGGGGCACCGGGGGCGTCGCCTTCACCGTCCTTTTCGATCGCCCGCGAGCGGTCCATCCGATGTGGTGGACTTGGGAGGACGTCTACCTCTATCGCCTGCGGCTGCGCCTCCCCGAGGCTCCGCCGCTGGCCATGCCGTTCACCATTTCCACCGCCGGCTGGTCGACGGAGAACACGCCCCATGAGTGACGCCCCGAGTTGGATCATCGAAGTCCGCAAACGCCTCGAGACCCCCGGCAAGGAGCCGCTGGTGGAGGGCACCGCCCGCCGCTCCGTGATGGTGGGGCTGAGCGTCGACGCCGGGGAGCTCTGGGTGCTGATGATCCGGCGCTTCGGGGATCGCTGGGGCAGCGCCGCTTTCCCCGGCTCCGACGTCGAGCCCGGAGAGGACGTCTGGACGGCGGCCTTGCGCGGCGCCGAGGACGAGATCGACCTGCCTCAGAAGGCGGTGCTACGCCTGGGCGAGCTCGATGGCGTCGAAGATGTCTCCGGCGGTCTGGTGACCCCCTGCATCGGCGCCTTGCCGGCGAAGTTCGAGGCCAAAGCCTTGGGCGACGACGTCGACGAGGTCTTCCGGGTTCCCTTGTCGGTGCTCAACAACCCTCAGCTCGTCGAGGAGGAAATCGTCGAGGTCGAAGGGGTGCAGCGCCGGGTGCGCAGCTACCACGTCGGCGGGCGGCGCATCTGGGGCCTGGCGGTCTACATCCTCGAAGACCTCATGGAGAGGCTCCAGGGAGAGCCGAGCTAGCCCGCCCTTCTTCTGGGCAGCAAAAAGGAGCGGCCGCCGGATGCGGACCGCTCCTGTCCACGGCCGGCAGCGTCTGCCGCTGCCGGTCTTCTCTTGCTCTCTACAGGCTCGGCTTGAAGGTCGAGACCATGGCGTGCATGCGCGCCGTCTGGCCGGCGGTGAAGGTGTTCATGCAGGCGTCGTCGGTGTAGTCCATGAAGTTGAAGATCGGGTCCGGCCCGCCCCCGGCGCAGGTGTCGCGGCCGACCGGGCAGCCGTAGGCTGGGCTGGCTTCGGCGGCGGTGTCGGACACCGAGTCGCCGGGTGCGGCGCAGCCGCCCTGGAAGGTGTGGAACAGGCCGAGGTAGTGACCGACCTCGTGGGTTCCCGTGTCGCCGAGGTTGTAGGGGGCCGCGGAGCCGCCGGGCAGGGAGGAGTGCAGCAGCACGACGCCGTGCCAGAAGCTGCTCTCGGGGTAGGAATCCGGGAAGTAGGCCCATCCCAGAATGCCCTGGGCCGGGTTGCAGGTGTAGATGTTGAGGGTGGTGGCGGTGTTGACCGTCAGCGCCTGCTTCATGCGGCGCTCCTGGTTGGTGGTCAGGCAGCGGTCGAACCAGCGGTTGCTGCGCGTCCGGGTCACCTGGTCGAGGGTGAAGGAGAAGCCGGTGCCAGCGAAGGACGCGTTGAGGACGGCGATCTGGTCGTCGATCATCTGCTGCGTGAGGTTGCCCGTCTCGACTCCCCGGCGGCGCTTGTAGACGACGTGGAAGGCGACCGGGATGTCGATGGAAGCGGCCGACTGCGGCGAGAAGGCGTTGGCCTCGATCCAGTCGTCCACCTGGGCCTTGAGCTGGGCCACGTGGTCCGGGTGCGGGTGCTCGACGCCGCAGCGAACGCCGCGGTTGATCTTGCCGTCCTCGCCCAGGAAGTGGATGTCCTGCTTCGGAATGAAGCGATCGGCCTTGGCGCTGTAGTCATCGCTGGCCAAGGCACCGACGGCGATCATGAGACCGATCAAGGTCAGTAGGGCAGTCTTCTTCATCTTCGTCCTCCTGAATGGTGGTGAGTCCTGAAGTCGGGGTCGCCATTCGGCGAGCCCGACCCGCGAGTTGCGAAACCAACAGAAAAAAATGCAGGGCGATCGGGCTGCGGGTGTTCCGCCAGCCGGCGGCGAGGCGCGACCGAAGGGCGGCCGCCGCGAGTTGGGGAGACATCTCGAGCCGGATCGAGATCGATCGTACAGATTCCCTTGAGCAAGTCAAGAAGAATATTCTGTTTTTATGATTATCCTGAATATTCGATGGGATTGGCGAGTACTGCTCGATCTGCAGGATGACCGGCCGCGAGGCGGACGACCGGTGCGTTCGCTGGGCCGCTCGAGGGGGGCGCCTCTAGCCCTTCTGGCCGGGCGCTCCTGAAATAAACATCAGGCGCTGAGCAAGTCGCGACGCGACTTGTTCAGCAGCCTGCTAGGGGAGCTGCTGGAGGGCCGCCATGAGGCGGGAGACGTCGTCCTGTTGGTGATAGACGCCGAAGCCGAAGCGCAGGCGATCGTCGCGGTAGTCGGTGGCGATCCCGGCATCGGTCAGTAGAGCGTGGAGCTCGCCAGCCTGCGGCGTGCGGAAGGTCAAGAAGTGACCCCGGGGCTCGATCTCCCGGCCTGGCAGGAGGTTGGCGAGGCTGAGGTCGTGGTGGCGAAGGCTCGGGAGCTGGTCGAGGAATTGCGCCTGGAGACCCTGGACGTGGCGGTGAATCGCCGCCACGTCGACCCCCTGCTGATCGAGCCAGCGCTGCACTGCGACCAGCCGATAGAGGCCGGTATGGTCGAAGGTGGCGCCGAAGAAGCGATAGCCATCGGGGCTGTAGGGGACCCGCTGAGTGGCTTCCTCGGGGCTCTGGGAGAGGTCGCCGAAGGCGGCGAACCAGCCGGTGTCGCGGGGTCTCAGGCCAAACCCCGGCGGGCAGTGCAGAAAGCAGATGCCTTCGCCGCTCATCGCGTACTTGTAGCCGCCGGCGGTGTAGAAGATGCGCTCCTCGAGGGCCGAGAGGTCCGTCGGCAGGGCCATGAAGCCGTGGTAGCCGTCGACCACCACGAAGGTCTCATGGCTCGGGATGGCCGCGATCAGGGCAGCCAGGTCCGGCACCGCGTAGCCGGAATTGAAGAACACCTGGCTGAAGTACACGAGGTCGTGACCGCCGGCCGCGGCGGCCGCCGAAAAGCGCTCGGGAAAGCTCTCGAAGGGCTCGACGGCGACCCGCTCGACGTCCGCCGTACCGGCCTCTTCGAGGCGTAGCGCCTGGCGCTGGAAGCTGTGGAACTCACCATCCGTGGCGAGGATTCGGAGCCGCTGGCCGGGCCGAAAACAGGACAGGATGCGGACCAGAAAGTCGTGGACGCTGGGCCC from the Acidobacteriota bacterium genome contains:
- a CDS encoding zinc metalloprotease — encoded protein: MKKTALLTLIGLMIAVGALASDDYSAKADRFIPKQDIHFLGEDGKINRGVRCGVEHPHPDHVAQLKAQVDDWIEANAFSPQSAASIDIPVAFHVVYKRRRGVETGNLTQQMIDDQIAVLNASFAGTGFSFTLDQVTRTRSNRWFDRCLTTNQERRMKQALTVNTATTLNIYTCNPAQGILGWAYFPDSYPESSFWHGVVLLHSSLPGGSAAPYNLGDTGTHEVGHYLGLFHTFQGGCAAPGDSVSDTAAEASPAYGCPVGRDTCAGGGPDPIFNFMDYTDDACMNTFTAGQTARMHAMVSTFKPSL
- a CDS encoding CoA pyrophosphatase, coding for MSDAPSWIIEVRKRLETPGKEPLVEGTARRSVMVGLSVDAGELWVLMIRRFGDRWGSAAFPGSDVEPGEDVWTAALRGAEDEIDLPQKAVLRLGELDGVEDVSGGLVTPCIGALPAKFEAKALGDDVDEVFRVPLSVLNNPQLVEEEIVEVEGVQRRVRSYHVGGRRIWGLAVYILEDLMERLQGEPS
- a CDS encoding glycosyltransferase family 4 protein encodes the protein MRSPSLDYVSPLPPVRSGIADYSADLLPHLAQRVDLRVVRLPDLPVSDAMVRRWLPVEASALGRDDRVPLYQMGNNPYHAGVRKLALEYPGVLTLHDIVLHHLLAGETLGAGVFEPYLEALEEDHGWIGRAVGQPRFWGGYSDAGIFALPAHRGLLRRQRGVLVHSRWAAELLREEDPDLAVRAVPMGVPLPPAVDAAEGRAYRDRWGIPRSAPLLGSFGFQTPIKRTLSALHALVAPELRHVHLLIVGEVSPELDYETEIQRLGVAERVTVTGFVDFDEFQAAIAAVDLCINLRYPTAGETSASLLRVLAMGRGAVVSDYAQFAELPAAVAARVPLGGREHEALVAALVELLEDPGRTVAMGRAARDHVRREHAPEKAADAIAEACRELAEAAPLGAAGATLPVPTSIAWGEMAGSLEVDGTGHDWHEGERRRLRLRLRNGGACRWLAARRGAGGVALEVRLETARGDLMAGVPWLPLPRDLDRGEEVELEVPVRRPPGRCRLVIEPRVVGGASFGDLGGPTWERDL
- the prfB gene encoding peptide chain release factor 2 (programmed frameshift) — protein: MTIVEVQHKIEQLARQLVNIRGYFEGPDFADQLAEIDREMETPGFWDDPSRSAPLLRKRRTLERRLETLKRLQDDGDELDAWRELVAEGEADDELSTFLRRLDGDLQRLDLELKLAGEDDDKNALIEIRPGAGGVDAADWAEMLLRMYVRWAEKKGFGADLLDRQDAEEAGIKSCTLAVRGENAYGLLRSENGVHRLVRISPFDQQSRRQTSFASVDLYPEVDDDVEVEVNDKDLRVDTYRASGAGGQHVNKTESAVRITHLPTGIVVSCQNERSQLKNRATAMKVLRARLYDREVQLREAERAEKAGEKPDIGWGSQIRSYVLAPYRMVKDHRTNLEMGDADAVIDGAIDPFIESWLKFQMTERESSTS
- a CDS encoding aminotransferase class V-fold PLP-dependent enzyme, with the translated sequence MLKGHFSRAFADSPDRLHFAAHSHHLWPDVTFDAQQQHWLDAARLADTKWQKVLGDVLPEAQRWIARRLGLSRPEAIAVGPSVHDFLVRILSCFRPGQRLRILATDGEFHSFQRQALRLEEAGTADVERVAVEPFESFPERFSAAAAAGGHDLVYFSQVFFNSGYAVPDLAALIAAIPSHETFVVVDGYHGFMALPTDLSALEERIFYTAGGYKYAMSGEGICFLHCPPGFGLRPRDTGWFAAFGDLSQSPEEATQRVPYSPDGYRFFGATFDHTGLYRLVAVQRWLDQQGVDVAAIHRHVQGLQAQFLDQLPSLRHHDLSLANLLPGREIEPRGHFLTFRTPQAGELHALLTDAGIATDYRDDRLRFGFGVYHQQDDVSRLMAALQQLP